From Trichoderma atroviride chromosome 1, complete sequence, one genomic window encodes:
- a CDS encoding uncharacterized protein (SECRETED:SignalP(1-15)) encodes MRFSILLAIIPLAAAAALEARFESNEDLEARGTEGQYQEAINECNAARAKCYMNSYENSEFATCIEEWQVCIDSSSEDSPYCCKYPDGNDLPGFDSHN; translated from the exons ATGCGTTTCTCAATCCTTCTGGCCATCATTCCcctggctgctgcc GCCGCCTTGGAAGCCCGCTTCGAGAGCAACGAAGACTTGGAAGCCCGCGGAACCGAGGGACAGTATCAAGAGGCTATCAATGAGTGCAATGCCGCTAGGGCAAAATGCTACATGAATAGCTACGAAAACTCGGAATTCGCCACATGCATTGAAGAGTGGCAGGTCTGCATCGACTCTTCGAGCGAGGACTCGCCTTACTGCTGCAAATACCCTGACGGAAATGACCTTCCCGGGTTTGACAGTCATAACTAG
- a CDS encoding uncharacterized protein (EggNog:ENOG41), whose product MKFLNATVLSDDKSSVAVGAGAVWSDVYGYLGGFNLAAAGGRNGGVGVGGLLLGGGISHFSPRVGWASDGVVEFEVVLANGTLATVSATSHPDLYRALKGGGNNFGVVTRYELATFAQGNMSVNTISYDVSQVGAVFDAFTDIAASPNFDPYVSLQADLLFSSAAKAWSVTGSASYTKPVLHPEVFSGLEAVPSISNTSEITAVAALAAENPTPPLNWLFATITFGTSSEAMLGIFNALNQSIHDFNPAGGITWSFAFEPLPSVMLSHSAATGGNVLGLEPKDGNGVILLISALWPNSSSNDVIYRKGRDAFTAVKTVAEQKGVLRKFEYLNYAGPHQSPLASYGVDNLNFLRQVSRKYDPTGVFQSKVPGGFKLW is encoded by the exons ATGAAGTTTCTGAACGCGACGGTGCTGAGCGACGACAAGAGCTCGGTGGCCgtcggtgctggtgccgtcTGGAGCGACGTGTACGGCTACCTGGGCGGTTTCAATCTTGCTGCGGCCGGTGGAAGGAACGGCGGCGTCGGTGTGGGCGGGCTGCTCCTGGGCGGTGGCATCTCGCATTTCTCGCCGCGTGTTGGGTGGGCATctgatggtgttgttgagTTTGAG GTCGTCCTCGCAAACGGCACCCTCGCCACAGTCTCCGCGACCAGCCACCCCGACCTGTATCGCGCTCTGAAGGGGGGTGGAAACAATTTTGGCGTCGTCACGCGCTATGAGCTGGCGACGTTTGCGCAGGGCAACATGTCGGTCAACACCATCTCGTACGACGTATCCCAGGTCGGCGCCGTGTTTGACGCCTTCACCGACATCGCCGCCTCGCCAAACTTTGACCCCTACGTGTCCCTGCAGGCGGATCTGCTGTTCTCCTCAGCCGCCAAGGCGTGGTCGGTGACGGGCTCGGCCAGCTACACCAAGCCCGTGCTTCACCCGGAGGTCTTTAGCGGCCTCGAGGCCGTGCCAAGCATCTCCAACACCTCCGAGATCACGGCCGTGGCTGCGCTGGCTGCGGAGAATCCCACTCCACCACT GAACTGGCTCTTCGCCACGATAACCTTTGGAACCTCGAGCGAGGCCATGCTGGGCATTTTCAATGCTCTCAATCAATCCATTCATGACTTTAATCCTGCCGGTGGTATCACATGGAGCTTTGCCTTTGAGCCTCTTCCATCTGTGATGCTTTCACATTCCGCCGCCACGGGAGGAAATGTTCTCGGGCTGGAGCCCAAGGATGGCAATGGCGTTA TCCTTCTCATCTCTGCTCTCTGGCCGAACTCGAGCTCCAACGATGTCATCTACCGAAAAGGCCGAGACGCCTTTACGGCTGTCAAGACGGTTGCTGAGCAGAAAGGAGTGCTGCGGAAGTTTGAGTATCTAAACTATGCAGGTCCGCATCAGTCACCGCTGGCGTCTTACGGGGTCGACAACTTGAATTTCCTCCGCCAAGTCAGCAGAAAGTATGACCCGACCGGAGTGTTCCAGAGCAAGGTGCCTGGCGGCTTCAAGTTGTGGTAA